The DNA sequence GCGCGCGGCGGGCCTGCCGGGCGCCCCCGGCATCGCCTGACGCGAGGGCGGGGGGCTGGGCGGCGTGGTCGGGTGCGGTTTCGTTTCGCGCCTTCGGCGCACTTGAGCAGCGGCGGCGGGGGTGGGGGCGCGGCGCCGCCGCCGGGTGCCGGGTCCGTTGGGGTGGGTGCCGGTGGCGGCTTCCGTGCTCGGGGGCCGGGGCCCCGCCGGACTGAGGGCAGGCCGCCCCTCCGGGTACCTCCCTAAAAAACGCTTGATCTGACGCAACTAATTTGTCAATCAGTTTCCAGAGGGGTGCCCTACCCCCCCGGCTGTCCGGCGTCGGCCTCGGCCTCCGGCCACGGACGCCGCCACCGGGCCCCGCCCCCACCGGCCCGCCGCCCGGCGGCGAGCGCCCGGCCCGGCACCCCCTGCTCCGCTGCTCAACTGCGCCGAAGGCGCGAGACGAAACCCGCACCCAACAGAGCCGAGCAGTCCGACCAAACCGAGCGCCCCAGCCCCGGCGCAACGCGAAACGTCATCGACCTCGTTGAGTAACGGCGGCGGTATTGCCAGAGTGGTCAGTGCGCTTCTACGTTCTTCACAGCCGGATTCTACGTGCGTAGACACAGGTTGAGGAGCTGATCATGGCCAACCTCGTACGTGCCGCTCTCGTCCAGGCCACCTGGACCGGCGATACCGAATCAATGATCGCGAAGCATGAGGAGTACGCCCGGCAGGCGGCCGCGCAGGGCGCCAAGGTGATCGGCTTCCAGGAGGTGTTCAACGCGCCGTACTTCTGCCAGGTGCAGGAGGCGGAGCACTACCGGTGGGCGGAGTCCGTGCCGGACGGGCCGACGGTGCGGCGGATGGGGGAGCTGGCGCGGGAGACCGGCATGGTGATCGTGGTGCCGGTGTTCGAGGTCGAGCAGTCGGGTTTCTACTACAACACCGCGGCAGTGATCGACGCGGACGGCCGGTATCTGGGCAAGTACCGCAAGCACCACATCCCGCAGCTCAAGGGGTTCTGGGAGAAGTACTACTTCAAGCCGGGAAACCTGGGCTGGCCGGTGTTCGACACCGCCGTGGGCAAGGTCGGTGTGTACATCTGCTACGACCGTCACTTCCCCGAGGGCTGGCGCGCACTGGGGCTGGCCGGGGCGCAGCTGGTCTACAACCCCTCGGCCACCTCCCGAGGGCTGTCGGCCCACCTGTGGCAGCTGGAGCAGCCGGCGGCGGCCGTCGCCAATGAGTACTTCATCGCCGCGATCAACCGCGTGGGGACCGAGGAGTACGGGGACAACGACTTCTACGGCACCAGCTACTTCGTCGATCCGCGCGGCCAGTTCGTCGGCGAGGTGGCCAGCGACAAGGAGGAGGAGCTGATCATCCGCGATCTCGACTTCGGCCTGATCGACGAGGTGCGCCGGCAGTGGGCGTTCTACCGGGACCGGCGCCCCGAGGCATACGAGGGGCTGGTGCGGCCGTGAGCGACGACATGACGAGGAGCAGCGGCCCCCACGCCACCCTGCACGCGCGCCACCAGGCCGTACTGCCCGACTGGCTGGCCCTCTACTACCAGCGCCCCATCGAGATCACCCACGGCGAGGGACGTCATGTCTGGGACGCCGAGGGCAATCGCTACCTCGACTTCTTCGGCGGCATCCTCACCACGATGACCGCGCACGCCCTCCCCGAGGTGACCAAGGCGATCACCGAGCAGGCGGGCCGGATCCTGCACACCTCCACGCTCTACCTCGACCGTCCCATGGTCGACCTGGCCGAGCGGGTCGCCGCCCTGTCCGGCATCCCGGACGCGCGGGTCTTCTTCACCACCTCCGGCACCGAGGCCAATGACACGGCCCTGCTGCTCGCCACCACCTACCGCCGCTCCAACCAGATCCTGGCGATGCGCAACAGCTACCACGGCCGCTCCTTCTCGGCCGTCGGCATCACCGGCAACCGGGGCTGGTCGCCGACCAGCCTGTCCCCGCTCCAGACGCTGTACGTGCACGGCTCGGTGCGCACCCGGGGCCCGTTCGCCGGGCTGTCCGACGGGGAGTTCATCAAGGCGTGCGTGGCCGACCTCGAGGACGTCCTGGGCCAGGCGCACGGCAACGTGGCCGCGCTGATCGCCGAGCCGATCCAGGGCGTCGGCGGCTTCACCTCCCCGCCCGACGGGCTGTTCGCCGCCTTCCGCGAGGTGCTCGACCGGCACGGCATCCTGTGGATCACCGATGAGGTGCAGACCGGCTGGGGCCGTACCGGCGACCACTTCTGGGGCTGGCAGGCGCACGACGGCTCCGGGCCGCCCGACATCCTCACCTTCGCCAAGGGCATCGGCAACGGCATGTCGATCGGCGGTGTCGTCGCCCGCGCAGAGGTCATGAACTGCCTGGGGGCCAACTCCATCTCCACCTTCGGCGGCAGCCCCATCACCATGGCGGCCGGTCTGGCCAACCTCAACCACCTGGTCGAGCACGACCTCCAGGGCAACGCCCGCCGGGTCGGCGGGCTGCTGATCGAGCGGCTGCGGGCCGCCTGCGCCGGGCTGGACACCGTGCGGGAGGTCCGTGGCCGGGGGCTGATGATCGGCCTCGAGATGGTC is a window from the Streptomyces luomodiensis genome containing:
- a CDS encoding nitrilase-related carbon-nitrogen hydrolase, which encodes MANLVRAALVQATWTGDTESMIAKHEEYARQAAAQGAKVIGFQEVFNAPYFCQVQEAEHYRWAESVPDGPTVRRMGELARETGMVIVVPVFEVEQSGFYYNTAAVIDADGRYLGKYRKHHIPQLKGFWEKYYFKPGNLGWPVFDTAVGKVGVYICYDRHFPEGWRALGLAGAQLVYNPSATSRGLSAHLWQLEQPAAAVANEYFIAAINRVGTEEYGDNDFYGTSYFVDPRGQFVGEVASDKEEELIIRDLDFGLIDEVRRQWAFYRDRRPEAYEGLVRP
- a CDS encoding aspartate aminotransferase family protein, translated to MTRSSGPHATLHARHQAVLPDWLALYYQRPIEITHGEGRHVWDAEGNRYLDFFGGILTTMTAHALPEVTKAITEQAGRILHTSTLYLDRPMVDLAERVAALSGIPDARVFFTTSGTEANDTALLLATTYRRSNQILAMRNSYHGRSFSAVGITGNRGWSPTSLSPLQTLYVHGSVRTRGPFAGLSDGEFIKACVADLEDVLGQAHGNVAALIAEPIQGVGGFTSPPDGLFAAFREVLDRHGILWITDEVQTGWGRTGDHFWGWQAHDGSGPPDILTFAKGIGNGMSIGGVVARAEVMNCLGANSISTFGGSPITMAAGLANLNHLVEHDLQGNARRVGGLLIERLRAACAGLDTVREVRGRGLMIGLEMVEPGTGLPSPEGAAAVTEAAREGGLLIGKGGGHNSSVLRVAPPLSLTVAEAEEGAAILETALKAARSGRGAS